A section of the Cololabis saira isolate AMF1-May2022 chromosome 6, fColSai1.1, whole genome shotgun sequence genome encodes:
- the rpl24 gene encoding large ribosomal subunit protein eL24: MKVELCSFSGYKIYPGHGRRYARIDGKVFQFLNAKCESAFLAKRNPRQINWTVLYRRKHKKGQSEEVAKKRTRRAVKFQRAITGASLAEIMAKRNQKPEVRKAQREQAIRAAKEAKKAKQAAKKPTASSTKTSAKTAQKPKIAKPMKISAPRVGGKR; encoded by the exons ATGAA GGTCGAGTTGTGCAGTTTCAGCGGGTACAAAATCTACCCCGGCCATGGCCGGCGGTACGCCAGGATAGACGGAAAG GTGTTTCAGTTTTTGAACGCCAAGTGTGAGTCTGCCTTCCTGGCGAAAAGAAACCCCAGACAGATCAACTGGACCGTGCTGTACAGGCGCAAGCACAAGAAGGGCCAGTCT GAAGAGGTGGCAAAGAAGCGCACCCGGCGTGCGGTGAAGTTCCAGAGGGCCATCACTGGGGCCTCCCTGGCTGAGATCATGGCTAAGAGGAACCAGAAGCCCGAGGTCCGCAAGGCCCAGAGGGAGCAGGCCatcag AGCTGCCAAGGAGGCCAAGAAGGCAAAGCAGGCAGCCAAGAAGCCTACAGCGTCGAGCACAAAG ACATCTGCCAAGACTGCGCAGAAACCCAAGATCGCCAAGCCCATGAAGATCAGCGCACCCCGCGTCGGCGGAAAACGCTAA
- the mpc2b gene encoding mitochondrial pyruvate carrier 2b → MAALRASYHRILDRVEHILPAKLRPLYNHPAGPKTVFFWAPVFKWGLVFAGLADMTRPADKLSMSQSGVLTATGLIWSRYSLVIIPKNWNLFCVNFFVGGAGGSQLYRIWRHKQDMKAKAIEAAKS, encoded by the exons ATGGCCGCGCTGCGAGCGTCCTACCACCGGATCCTGGACCGGGTCGAGCACATCCTGCCCGCCAAGCTGAGACCCCTGTACAACCACCCTGCAG gtccaaaaacagttttcttctGGGCCCCGGTGTTTAAATGG GGTCTGGTCTTCGCTGGTTTGGCTGACATGACCCGACCAGCAGACAAACTCAGCATGTCCCAGTCCGGAGTGCTGACGGCCACAG GGCTGATCTGGTCCCGGTACTCCCTGGTCATCATCCCCAAGAACTGGAACCTTTTCTGTGTGAACTTCTTCGTTGGCGGCGCAGGAGGCTCCCAGCTTTATAGGAtctggag GCACAAGCAGGACATGAAGGCGAAGGCGATCGAAGCTGCAAAGTCCTGA